CAAGTGGAAGCTCATTTTGAATGGAACGAGCATTGGGAAGAATTGGCAGGCGACCGCAATTTCGGCAAACATATCGCCATTGCCAGAAGAATGTTGGAACGCGGCGGACGGCAGGATATTTTTCTCGGTACGCGCGATTGCCAAGGCTATGTCGAGCCGTGCACTTTCGGAGAAGGCGAAGGGTTTTACGATGAAATCGACAACTTAGATTTCGGCCTGATGTTCCACAGCTTCGGCTATCCCGAAGAAACAGGAAAGCCCGAATTGGTCAGCCGTTTTTGGATGGCAAATATGCAAAACGGCGTGATTGAATTCCCCAGTGTAAACGAAAGTGCAGGCTGCCTGAAAACCCGATTTATCCGCAAAATGCAGCCTGAAAAACCGTTCAAGCGCGGCGAAAACGTCAAGCCTGTGGAAGATGAAGCCAAGGAGCTAGGATTATGAGCTGGATGCAGAAACTTTATCGGACGTATGAAAGCATTTTGGAACAGTGGGTTACCGATGATGCCGATCCGCTGACGCCGGTCGGGCATACCATCCAAAACGCGCATATCGTTATCGTGATTGACGGTCAGGGCAATTTTCAGACGGCACGCGTGATGCCGCCGAAAACGGCGATTTTGCTGCCTGCCACCGAGTCGTCTGAAAACCGCACCAGCGGCGAAGCCCCGCATCCGCTTGCTGACAAAATCCAATATGTCGCCAAAGATTACGCCGATTACGGTGGCGAAAAGAAAGCCTATTTTGAAGGCTACCTGAAACAACTCAAAGCATGGTGCGAATCGCCTTTTGCCCATCCTAAAGTGCAGGCTGTGTTGCACTATGTTGCCAAAGGACGGGTGGTTGCTGATTTGGTGGAAGCAGGCATATTTCCGCTTGATTCGGACGGCAAAGTGTTGAACAAATGGGAAACAGAAGGCGATGCGCCGCCGATTTTCTCCGTGCTGCCTAAAACCAAGGGCGAAATCGAATTCAGCTCGGCATTGGTGTGCTGGCAGGTGGAAATTGCAGGCGACGTACACAGCCAAACATGGACGGACAAAACTATACAGCGATCTTGGGCGGATTACGCCGCTTCGGAAAAAGCCGAAAAAGGTTTTTGCTTGGTGCAGGGCGAAGAAACTGTCATTTC
Above is a window of Neisseria mucosa DNA encoding:
- the cas5c gene encoding type I-C CRISPR-associated protein Cas5, giving the protein MDSKISFRVWGRQALFTDPVTKIGGEKFSYQVPTYEAIKGIVKSIYWKPTLIWHIDRIRVMKPIRTQSKSTKPLDWNGGNTLAIYTFLQDVEYQVEAHFEWNEHWEELAGDRNFGKHIAIARRMLERGGRQDIFLGTRDCQGYVEPCTFGEGEGFYDEIDNLDFGLMFHSFGYPEETGKPELVSRFWMANMQNGVIEFPSVNESAGCLKTRFIRKMQPEKPFKRGENVKPVEDEAKELGL